The nucleotide sequence CCAATCTGGTGGTAAATAATCGCAGGTACTCTCGGTTAAACCCTGGGTATCAATTTTATAAGACTTTCCAGCTATCACAGCACCACCAGTGGGATAAACCGGTAAAACCATACAAGCATCTTCGTTACTGGCATACGAAAAATGGGCAATATCGTCATAATTAATGCTTCGATTTGGCGACGGAGAATTTATTTCTACATATTCAGCACGGCATTTTTGATCGGCCTCATAACAAACCTGTTCCAGTTTTTTTGCATAGTAATAGCCTTCTTCAATACCATACTGATCGGTGGATGTAATAAAATGAGGTTTTTCAGGATCTGAAAAATCGTAAACAAAAAATAGAGCCCTCGGTAGACGCGACACAGGGTCTGTAAAGGTATCGGGATTTACAAAAGCTATTAAACCTTTTACGGCATTGCCCTGGGCATCGGTTGTAATTAAATAAGTACCCACAATCAGACCGGTGTTGCGGTTAATAAAATATAAACGTAAAGTATCTGTAGTCCCTGGTTCTAACTTAATTTCAACATCCAGCGTTAAATCCACCCGCATAAATCGAACCGGATTTAACAAACTGAATTTTAGTGTTGACTCACCAATTTCGGTAATTCCAGATTTTAAAAATGACTCACTTACCTCCATACCCAAATGATCAAAGGCTAATGAAACCATTCCATGAAACATGAGGCTTCTGAAAAAAATAATGTCTTCCGGTTTTTTGGACACATAATTTTCCTGCCAGTTCGTAACATCGAAAGCGGCCAGCGGTAAAAAATATTTGAGATACTGCTTTTTAATAAACGAAGGAATAATCTCGTTTGTTACCGGCTTCCAAATGGTAGTACCAATCCCTTCATCGGGTTCCTCAAACTGCGAGCCAGAAGTTAATGGCGTATTTTCCTTGGGGAGTAGGCCCTGCGAACCCGCCCCACAGGCCACAAGAAACGAAAAAGATAAAATAAAAATGAATAAACGGAAGATCGAAAACTTCATATATTGTAATCCAGTACCCAGTTTAAAATTGTAACCGCTCTCAGTGCGGCTGCCAATATTTTTATTAAAAGAATCTAAAATAAAAATGCAATAATTTCATAATCTTAACTTTTATTTTTCACCCTTAACCCGTGTTACCGGAAAAAGCTGCATATTCATCTGAAAAACATCGTAATAATCAAATGGCTTCTTCTGCAGCATCTTATCCAAATCGTCCTGAAACTCGCGCATCTTTTTCATCACTTCCGGCAACATTTCTTTTGAAATAGCAATGGTTTTACTATTTACATCCCAATCGTTAAAGGGCGCATCGGTAATAGCTTCTTTGGCTTCGCTTAAAACCTGGCGATGATAATGAATAAAATCTTTTATTTTGGCATCGGGTGGTGATTCGAGAGGCTGCCGTGAATGCACTAATTTTCCTTGAGCATCACGCTTTACAAGTTTAAGCCGTTCCAGCAGCAATAAGGCTTCTTTCACCTCAAGAGGCGTCACAGCCTTATACAATTTATTGGATATCCAAAGAGGGTCTTCCTTAAAACCGGGCAATACAGTCATTTCGCGCAAAATAACGTAGAGACTATTAGCCGCATACTCTACCTTGTCGGCCGTAATGCTGGCAGCACGCTTTTTGGGCTTAAACTCGGCCAGCTCCCCAAAATAACGGTCACGATCGGCCTCAGTTTTGGCTTGGGCAAACAGCACCATAGTTTCAAAATAGCGCGTTTCTTTTTTGCTTAATTTTAAACCCAAGGCAAATTTGGAAGCAGTAGAAGCTTTTAAATTACGCTTACCCTGCAACACCAAGCGCAAATGACTGCTCGATGGAATTCCAGCCATTTTGGCAAAGTAACGATCCGAAAATTTAGGCTGAGTCCTTTTTAGATAAGCGTGAATAGCCAATAAATACTGGCGGTAATCGATATAATCGTAAATGCTAACAGGTTTTACCTCGGCATTACTCATTCAGTATAAGCCCACCCCTGAGCACTTTTTTTAACCTACTTTTATATGGTAACGGCTTTAACCTCATAATGAAAGACGTATTTTCAGTATTTTACCAGCGCACAATGCACACATTTGTGTACGTTATTTATAAAGCTCTAGAAACTTCAGCCCCACGCAATCCGATAATTACTGTAGTTGGCAAGACTATAAAAAGTTTGTCTATTTTTAATAAACCTCGCCCCAACGAGCCCGGGGGCGAGGTTATTTTTTGAATTAATAAGAAAGAGAAAAATATATAGGATCAGTCTCCACACTCTCAATTACTCACTGAATTAAGATGAAGCTAAACAAAATGATTGGAGTAACCATTCACCAAAATATGCAGTTACTTCATCATCTCATCCACAAGCTGTAGTGTCAGCTTGTCCCAACCCTCGGTAGAATGTCCATCGCCATAAAAAGCTTTGGCATCTCCACCTTCGGGGCTGGTGTCCTCCACACGCATTAAAAATCCAGAAGGATCAGGTAAAGTAGTAGCCCACGAAGGAGCCAGATAAGGGCAGGAACTTTGCGTTAAACCATTCTCATCTACCGCATAACTATTGCGTGGCACAGCGCCTGCAGCTGTGTAATCTACTTGAGAAAAACAGGCATCCGTTCCATCCGCATATGAAAAATGAGCCAATCTATTTTCGTTAACAGTACGCGTGGGGCTGGGCGTTATAATTTCGGCATAATCACCGCGACATTCATTAGCATCCACATAACAACCAGATCTTACTTTTTTGGTGTAATAAAGATTGTTTGTAAAATCATAAAGGTCGGCTTTGGCTACCGCGTAATAAACATCTTTTTGCGAGACATCAAAAGAGTATGTAACGGTTCGCCCCAATTTTAACGCAGGATCTGCCAGGGCCTTAGGATTTACAAAAGCAAACACACCTTTAATAAAATCACCTGCTTCATTAAATTGTAAAACATACGTTCCAATAATTTCCTGAGTATTACGGTTTACAAAATAGACACGCAAACTGTCATCGCTTACACGCTTTAATTGAACATCCAAAACAAAATCGGTTCGTAAAAAATTAATGGGCCTTGCAAGCTCAACAATCACAACATCATTTGAGGTAAGCGGATCTTTGTTAGTCGTTAAAGCCTCCATCACCACTTCGTTTACTACATCAAGCGTTGCCGAAACTTGCCCCTGAAAAATAAGGCTGCGATAAAAAGTAATATCCAGCGGTTTTGTAGGATTAAAATTATCAAACCACACCCGTGCATCGGGGTTTGTAGATGACACAAATTTAAAAAGAAATTTATCGAACAAGGAAAGTGGATGAAATTCTTTGGGAAGCGGCTTAAAAATGGTGGTGCCCATGATGGGCTCTTGGTGAGCGACCCCTAAAGAATCACCCGAAGAAGTTGCTCCACCAGCACAACTAGCAAGAGTGTACAATAAGGCCAGTACCAAGCAAAAACTCTTTAAACTTGTCATGATCAATCACTCCCTACCCGCCTTTGTCTATTGTAGCCATTACATGTTAGCGAGCCAAGATTTTTGTGCTTTAAAACCCCAAAAAACTGTTAAAAAACCGTTATTTGTAAGCATATGAAATTACTTACCTTTTTACTTTTGTCCGTGTTACCGGAAAGAGCTGCATGTTTATTTGAAACACCTCGTCACAAGTT is from bacterium and encodes:
- a CDS encoding TIGR02147 family protein, producing MSNAEVKPVSIYDYIDYRQYLLAIHAYLKRTQPKFSDRYFAKMAGIPSSSHLRLVLQGKRNLKASTASKFALGLKLSKKETRYFETMVLFAQAKTEADRDRYFGELAEFKPKKRAASITADKVEYAANSLYVILREMTVLPGFKEDPLWISNKLYKAVTPLEVKEALLLLERLKLVKRDAQGKLVHSRQPLESPPDAKIKDFIHYHRQVLSEAKEAITDAPFNDWDVNSKTIAISKEMLPEVMKKMREFQDDLDKMLQKKPFDYYDVFQMNMQLFPVTRVKGEK